Proteins from a single region of Nerophis ophidion isolate RoL-2023_Sa linkage group LG10, RoL_Noph_v1.0, whole genome shotgun sequence:
- the ing3 gene encoding inhibitor of growth protein 3 isoform X1, with amino-acid sequence MLYLEDYLEMIEQLPMDLRDRFTEMREMDLQVQNATDQLEQKVVDFFINAKKNKPEWREEQMEVIKKDYYKALEDADEKVQLANQIYDLVDRHLRKLDQELAKFKMELEADNAGITEILERRSLEMDSPSQPVNNHHAHSHATVEKRKYSATTHHTTEHVPEKKFKSEALLSTLTSDASKENTPGCRSSNSMSSSANNIYSVNSSQPLTSYSLSSLPAGPGAGAGAITMAAAQAVQATAQVEKCVRVQMKEGRRTSSLKASYEAIKNNDFQLSRDFSLSRETSPYPSSALASTLTQTLTPAAAVAATTSDSRGRKSKSSVKSSNHQSSSSSSSSSLSSCSSSSALAQELSQQVSVLPEAEPNSQVDWTYDPNEPRYCICNQVSYGEMVGCDNTDCPIEWFHYGCVGLSEAPKGKWYCPQCTAAMKRRGSRHK; translated from the exons ATGTTGTACCTGGAAGATTATCTCGAGA TGATCGAGCAGCTTCCCATGGACCTTCGCGACAGGTTCACGGAAATGCGAGAGATGGACCTGCAGGTCCAAA ACGCTACAGACCAACTGGAGCAGAAAGTGGTCGACTTCTTCATCAACGCCAAGAAGAACAAGCCAGAGTGGCGAGAGGAGCAGATGGAGGTCATTAAAAAG GATTATTACAAAGCTCTGGAAGACGCAGATGAGAAAGTCCAGTTGGCCAATCAGATTTATGATCTG GTGGACCGGCACCTGCGCAAACTAGACCAAGAACTGGCCAAGTTCAAGATGGAGCTGGAGGCCGACAACGCCGGCATCACAGAGATTCTGGAAAGAC GATCTTTGGAGATGGACAGTCCATCTCAGCCTGTCAACAACCACCATGCCCACTCACATGCCACCGTCGAAA aGCGGAAGTACAGCGCCACAACACACCACACGACAGAACATGTTCCCGAGAAGAAGTTCAAGTCCGAAGCTCTGCTTTCTACGCTGACCTCAGACGCCTCAAAAGAGAACACGCCAG GTTGTCGCAGCAGCAACAGCATGTCATCCTCTGCGAACAACATTTACAGCGTCAACTCCTCACAACCTTTGACCTCCTACAGTCTCAGCTCACTGCCTGCCGGCCCTGGGGCGGGGGCCGGTGCCATCACCATGGCGGCCGCTCAAGCCGTACAGGCCACTGCTCAG GTGGAAAAATGTGTGCGTGTCCAGATGAAGGAGGGTCGCAGGACGTCCAGTCTGAAAGCGAGCTACGAGGCCATCAAGAACAACGACTTCCAGCTCAGTCGAGACTTTTCCTTGTCACGTGAGACCTCGCCGTACCCGTCTTCCGCATTGGCATCCACGCTCACGCAGACGCTCACCCCTGCCGCCGCCGTGGCCGCTACCACCTCTGACTCCCGAGGCCGCAAGTCCAA AAGCAGCGTCAAGTCTTCCAACCATCAGTCGTCTTCATCGTCATCCTCCTCCTCGCTGTCGTCCTGTTCGTCCTCGTCGGCGTTGGCCCAGGAACTTTCCCAGCAGGTGTCTGTGCTGCCTGAGGCCGAGCCCAATAGCCAAGTGGACTGGACTTATGACCCCAATGAGCCGCGCTACTGCATCTGTAACCAG GTGTCGTACGGGGAAATGGTCGGCTGCGACAACACAGAT TGTCCCATCGAGTGGTTCCACTATGGCTGTGTGGGTCTTAGTGAGGCGCCCAAAGGGAAGTGGTACTGTCCTCAGTGCACGGCCGCCATGAAGCGCAGAGGAAGCCGCCACAAGTAG
- the ing3 gene encoding inhibitor of growth protein 3 isoform X4, whose translation MEVIKKDYYKALEDADEKVQLANQIYDLVDRHLRKLDQELAKFKMELEADNAGITEILERRSLEMDSPSQPVNNHHAHSHATVEKRKYSATTHHTTEHVPEKKFKSEALLSTLTSDASKENTPGCRSSNSMSSSANNIYSVNSSQPLTSYSLSSLPAGPGAGAGAITMAAAQAVQATAQVEKCVRVQMKEGRRTSSLKASYEAIKNNDFQLSRDFSLSRETSPYPSSALASTLTQTLTPAAAVAATTSDSRGRKSKSSVKSSNHQSSSSSSSSSLSSCSSSSALAQELSQQVSVLPEAEPNSQVDWTYDPNEPRYCICNQVSYGEMVGCDNTDCPIEWFHYGCVGLSEAPKGKWYCPQCTAAMKRRGSRHK comes from the exons ATGGAGGTCATTAAAAAG GATTATTACAAAGCTCTGGAAGACGCAGATGAGAAAGTCCAGTTGGCCAATCAGATTTATGATCTG GTGGACCGGCACCTGCGCAAACTAGACCAAGAACTGGCCAAGTTCAAGATGGAGCTGGAGGCCGACAACGCCGGCATCACAGAGATTCTGGAAAGAC GATCTTTGGAGATGGACAGTCCATCTCAGCCTGTCAACAACCACCATGCCCACTCACATGCCACCGTCGAAA aGCGGAAGTACAGCGCCACAACACACCACACGACAGAACATGTTCCCGAGAAGAAGTTCAAGTCCGAAGCTCTGCTTTCTACGCTGACCTCAGACGCCTCAAAAGAGAACACGCCAG GTTGTCGCAGCAGCAACAGCATGTCATCCTCTGCGAACAACATTTACAGCGTCAACTCCTCACAACCTTTGACCTCCTACAGTCTCAGCTCACTGCCTGCCGGCCCTGGGGCGGGGGCCGGTGCCATCACCATGGCGGCCGCTCAAGCCGTACAGGCCACTGCTCAG GTGGAAAAATGTGTGCGTGTCCAGATGAAGGAGGGTCGCAGGACGTCCAGTCTGAAAGCGAGCTACGAGGCCATCAAGAACAACGACTTCCAGCTCAGTCGAGACTTTTCCTTGTCACGTGAGACCTCGCCGTACCCGTCTTCCGCATTGGCATCCACGCTCACGCAGACGCTCACCCCTGCCGCCGCCGTGGCCGCTACCACCTCTGACTCCCGAGGCCGCAAGTCCAA AAGCAGCGTCAAGTCTTCCAACCATCAGTCGTCTTCATCGTCATCCTCCTCCTCGCTGTCGTCCTGTTCGTCCTCGTCGGCGTTGGCCCAGGAACTTTCCCAGCAGGTGTCTGTGCTGCCTGAGGCCGAGCCCAATAGCCAAGTGGACTGGACTTATGACCCCAATGAGCCGCGCTACTGCATCTGTAACCAG GTGTCGTACGGGGAAATGGTCGGCTGCGACAACACAGAT TGTCCCATCGAGTGGTTCCACTATGGCTGTGTGGGTCTTAGTGAGGCGCCCAAAGGGAAGTGGTACTGTCCTCAGTGCACGGCCGCCATGAAGCGCAGAGGAAGCCGCCACAAGTAG
- the ing3 gene encoding inhibitor of growth protein 3 isoform X2 translates to MLYLEDYLEMIEQLPMDLRDRFTEMREMDLQVQNATDQLEQKVVDFFINAKKNKPEWREEQMEVIKKDYYKALEDADEKVQLANQIYDLVDRHLRKLDQELAKFKMELEADNAGITEILERRSLEMDSPSQPVNNHHAHSHATVEKRKYSATTHHTTEHVPEKKFKSEALLSTLTSDASKENTPGCRSSNSMSSSANNIYSVNSSQPLTSYSLSSLPAGPGAGAGAITMAAAQAVQATAQVEKCVRVQMKEGRRTSSLKASYEAIKNNDFQLSRDFSLSRETSPYPSSALASTLTQTLTPAAAVAATTSDSRGRKSNSVKSSNHQSSSSSSSSSLSSCSSSSALAQELSQQVSVLPEAEPNSQVDWTYDPNEPRYCICNQVSYGEMVGCDNTDCPIEWFHYGCVGLSEAPKGKWYCPQCTAAMKRRGSRHK, encoded by the exons ATGTTGTACCTGGAAGATTATCTCGAGA TGATCGAGCAGCTTCCCATGGACCTTCGCGACAGGTTCACGGAAATGCGAGAGATGGACCTGCAGGTCCAAA ACGCTACAGACCAACTGGAGCAGAAAGTGGTCGACTTCTTCATCAACGCCAAGAAGAACAAGCCAGAGTGGCGAGAGGAGCAGATGGAGGTCATTAAAAAG GATTATTACAAAGCTCTGGAAGACGCAGATGAGAAAGTCCAGTTGGCCAATCAGATTTATGATCTG GTGGACCGGCACCTGCGCAAACTAGACCAAGAACTGGCCAAGTTCAAGATGGAGCTGGAGGCCGACAACGCCGGCATCACAGAGATTCTGGAAAGAC GATCTTTGGAGATGGACAGTCCATCTCAGCCTGTCAACAACCACCATGCCCACTCACATGCCACCGTCGAAA aGCGGAAGTACAGCGCCACAACACACCACACGACAGAACATGTTCCCGAGAAGAAGTTCAAGTCCGAAGCTCTGCTTTCTACGCTGACCTCAGACGCCTCAAAAGAGAACACGCCAG GTTGTCGCAGCAGCAACAGCATGTCATCCTCTGCGAACAACATTTACAGCGTCAACTCCTCACAACCTTTGACCTCCTACAGTCTCAGCTCACTGCCTGCCGGCCCTGGGGCGGGGGCCGGTGCCATCACCATGGCGGCCGCTCAAGCCGTACAGGCCACTGCTCAG GTGGAAAAATGTGTGCGTGTCCAGATGAAGGAGGGTCGCAGGACGTCCAGTCTGAAAGCGAGCTACGAGGCCATCAAGAACAACGACTTCCAGCTCAGTCGAGACTTTTCCTTGTCACGTGAGACCTCGCCGTACCCGTCTTCCGCATTGGCATCCACGCTCACGCAGACGCTCACCCCTGCCGCCGCCGTGGCCGCTACCACCTCTGACTCCCGAGGCCGCAAGTCCAA CAGCGTCAAGTCTTCCAACCATCAGTCGTCTTCATCGTCATCCTCCTCCTCGCTGTCGTCCTGTTCGTCCTCGTCGGCGTTGGCCCAGGAACTTTCCCAGCAGGTGTCTGTGCTGCCTGAGGCCGAGCCCAATAGCCAAGTGGACTGGACTTATGACCCCAATGAGCCGCGCTACTGCATCTGTAACCAG GTGTCGTACGGGGAAATGGTCGGCTGCGACAACACAGAT TGTCCCATCGAGTGGTTCCACTATGGCTGTGTGGGTCTTAGTGAGGCGCCCAAAGGGAAGTGGTACTGTCCTCAGTGCACGGCCGCCATGAAGCGCAGAGGAAGCCGCCACAAGTAG
- the ing3 gene encoding inhibitor of growth protein 3 isoform X3 → MLYLEDYLEMIEQLPMDLRDRFTEMREMDLQVQNATDQLEQKVVDFFINAKKNKPEWREEQMEVIKKDYYKALEDADEKVQLANQIYDLVDRHLRKLDQELAKFKMELEADNAGITEILERRSLEMDSPSQPVNNHHAHSHATVEKRKYSATTHHTTEHVPEKKFKSEALLSTLTSDASKENTPGCRSSNSMSSSANNIYSVNSSQPLTSYSLSSLPAGPGAGAGAITMAAAQAVQATAQMKEGRRTSSLKASYEAIKNNDFQLSRDFSLSRETSPYPSSALASTLTQTLTPAAAVAATTSDSRGRKSKSSVKSSNHQSSSSSSSSSLSSCSSSSALAQELSQQVSVLPEAEPNSQVDWTYDPNEPRYCICNQVSYGEMVGCDNTDCPIEWFHYGCVGLSEAPKGKWYCPQCTAAMKRRGSRHK, encoded by the exons ATGTTGTACCTGGAAGATTATCTCGAGA TGATCGAGCAGCTTCCCATGGACCTTCGCGACAGGTTCACGGAAATGCGAGAGATGGACCTGCAGGTCCAAA ACGCTACAGACCAACTGGAGCAGAAAGTGGTCGACTTCTTCATCAACGCCAAGAAGAACAAGCCAGAGTGGCGAGAGGAGCAGATGGAGGTCATTAAAAAG GATTATTACAAAGCTCTGGAAGACGCAGATGAGAAAGTCCAGTTGGCCAATCAGATTTATGATCTG GTGGACCGGCACCTGCGCAAACTAGACCAAGAACTGGCCAAGTTCAAGATGGAGCTGGAGGCCGACAACGCCGGCATCACAGAGATTCTGGAAAGAC GATCTTTGGAGATGGACAGTCCATCTCAGCCTGTCAACAACCACCATGCCCACTCACATGCCACCGTCGAAA aGCGGAAGTACAGCGCCACAACACACCACACGACAGAACATGTTCCCGAGAAGAAGTTCAAGTCCGAAGCTCTGCTTTCTACGCTGACCTCAGACGCCTCAAAAGAGAACACGCCAG GTTGTCGCAGCAGCAACAGCATGTCATCCTCTGCGAACAACATTTACAGCGTCAACTCCTCACAACCTTTGACCTCCTACAGTCTCAGCTCACTGCCTGCCGGCCCTGGGGCGGGGGCCGGTGCCATCACCATGGCGGCCGCTCAAGCCGTACAGGCCACTGCTCAG ATGAAGGAGGGTCGCAGGACGTCCAGTCTGAAAGCGAGCTACGAGGCCATCAAGAACAACGACTTCCAGCTCAGTCGAGACTTTTCCTTGTCACGTGAGACCTCGCCGTACCCGTCTTCCGCATTGGCATCCACGCTCACGCAGACGCTCACCCCTGCCGCCGCCGTGGCCGCTACCACCTCTGACTCCCGAGGCCGCAAGTCCAA AAGCAGCGTCAAGTCTTCCAACCATCAGTCGTCTTCATCGTCATCCTCCTCCTCGCTGTCGTCCTGTTCGTCCTCGTCGGCGTTGGCCCAGGAACTTTCCCAGCAGGTGTCTGTGCTGCCTGAGGCCGAGCCCAATAGCCAAGTGGACTGGACTTATGACCCCAATGAGCCGCGCTACTGCATCTGTAACCAG GTGTCGTACGGGGAAATGGTCGGCTGCGACAACACAGAT TGTCCCATCGAGTGGTTCCACTATGGCTGTGTGGGTCTTAGTGAGGCGCCCAAAGGGAAGTGGTACTGTCCTCAGTGCACGGCCGCCATGAAGCGCAGAGGAAGCCGCCACAAGTAG